The following proteins are encoded in a genomic region of Syngnathus acus chromosome 22, fSynAcu1.2, whole genome shotgun sequence:
- the LOC119115955 gene encoding sialidase-like isoform X2, with the protein MSFASDKLYNGYLRTRMPTIVTKVKVREIVPHLPCLTDQDRETIEAKREMCGNFDSMVLLLDCLKRRDSWLEHFIRALDMCEHGAIAAEIQAEYDKLQDSAPSSPPTSVVKVHVDPAPSAAHLSGSETSSPSQAATSPSCPPQAAPEPEIQTPAPAPPPVSEQPLASSASETDMDPLESSESNKAVPEEVSFSCDASLESDQAAELCDTAPCDVIESPPKSPIDLEVTDACRNPEKRLVQETAATVEKLTPAAVTPEDILEAPATQIIVENCSATGNPVDPVLSAAAASVCLSTPRTLTSIPPQDDPNSDNAGSGSSADPYSGDTDHLEIREDNEEDGVRVNVVHISQQSSVLNSDGQSTVNGVATKEVQAEKLSPRGALPANGKFIATALGVGACALLVAWKFKH; encoded by the exons ATGTCGTTTGCTAGCGACAAGCTGTACAATGGCTACCTGCGCACTCGTATGCCAACCATCGTCACCAAGGTCAAAGTGCGCGAGATCGTGCCCCACTTGCCGTGCCTGACCGATCAGGACCGG GAGACCATCGAGGCCAAGCGGGAGATGTGCGGCAACTTTGACAGcatggtgctgctgctggactGCCTGAAGAGGCGGGACAGTTGGCTCGAGCACTTCATCCGCGCTCTGGACATGTGCGAGCACGGCGCCATCGCTGCCGAAATCCAAGCCGAGTATGACAAGCTCCAAG ACTCCGCCCCCAGCTCTCCCCCAACCAGCGTTGTGAAGGTCCACGTCGATCCTGCTCCGTCCGCTGCTCACCTTTCCGGGTCCGAGACCAGCAGCCCCAGCCAGGCTGCAACTTCCCCGTCCTGCCCTCCTCAGGCCGCCCCGGAACCAGAGATCCAAACTCCCGCACCCGCTCCACCGCCTGTATCTGAACAGCCACTTGCCTCCTCTGCCTCTGAAACAGATATGGATCCTCTGGAAAGCTCTGAATCTAACAAAGCGGTCCCTGAGGAAGTTTCGTTCAGCTGCGACGCGTCGCTTGAATCCGACCAAGCTGCGGAATTGTGCGACACAGCCCCGTGCGATGTCATTGAAAGCCCGCCGAAAAGTCCCATTGACTTGGAAGTGACCGACGCTTGCCGGAACCCCGAGAAGCGCCTCGTGCAGGAAACTGCCGCAACTGTGGAAAAACTCACTCCCGCAGCTGTTACGCCAGAAGATATTTTGGAAGCTCCGGCAACACAG atCATCGTCGAGAATTGTTCAGCAACAGGAAATCCTGTGGACCCCGTCTTGTCCGCTGCTGCCGCCTCGGTGTGCTTGAGCACACCTCGCACACTTACCAGCATCCCGCCGCAAGACGATCCCAACTCCGACAACGCCGGATCCGGATCATCGGCCGACCCCTATTCCGGTGACACGGACCACCTGGAAATACGCGAGGACAATGAGGAGGACGGGGTGCGGGTGAATGTGGTGCACATCTCCCAACAGTCGTCCGTGCTTAACTCAGACGGCCAAAGCACGGTCAACGGCGTCGCCACCAAAGAAGTCCAGGCCGAGAAGCTGAGCCCTCGCGGTGCGCTGCCTGCCAACGGCAAGTTCATCGCGACGGCGCTGGGAGTGGGTGCCTGCGCGCTGTTGGTGGCATGGAAGTTCAAGCATTAA
- the LOC119115955 gene encoding uncharacterized protein KIAA0754-like isoform X1 has product MSFASDKLYNGYLRTRMPTIVTKVKVREIVPHLPCLTDQDRETIEAKREMCGNFDSMVLLLDCLKRRDSWLEHFIRALDMCEHGAIAAEIQAEYDKLQGASNSAPSSPPTSVVKVHVDPAPSAAHLSGSETSSPSQAATSPSCPPQAAPEPEIQTPAPAPPPVSEQPLASSASETDMDPLESSESNKAVPEEVSFSCDASLESDQAAELCDTAPCDVIESPPKSPIDLEVTDACRNPEKRLVQETAATVEKLTPAAVTPEDILEAPATQIIVENCSATGNPVDPVLSAAAASVCLSTPRTLTSIPPQDDPNSDNAGSGSSADPYSGDTDHLEIREDNEEDGVRVNVVHISQQSSVLNSDGQSTVNGVATKEVQAEKLSPRGALPANGKFIATALGVGACALLVAWKFKH; this is encoded by the exons ATGTCGTTTGCTAGCGACAAGCTGTACAATGGCTACCTGCGCACTCGTATGCCAACCATCGTCACCAAGGTCAAAGTGCGCGAGATCGTGCCCCACTTGCCGTGCCTGACCGATCAGGACCGG GAGACCATCGAGGCCAAGCGGGAGATGTGCGGCAACTTTGACAGcatggtgctgctgctggactGCCTGAAGAGGCGGGACAGTTGGCTCGAGCACTTCATCCGCGCTCTGGACATGTGCGAGCACGGCGCCATCGCTGCCGAAATCCAAGCCGAGTATGACAAGCTCCAAGGTGCCAGTA ACTCCGCCCCCAGCTCTCCCCCAACCAGCGTTGTGAAGGTCCACGTCGATCCTGCTCCGTCCGCTGCTCACCTTTCCGGGTCCGAGACCAGCAGCCCCAGCCAGGCTGCAACTTCCCCGTCCTGCCCTCCTCAGGCCGCCCCGGAACCAGAGATCCAAACTCCCGCACCCGCTCCACCGCCTGTATCTGAACAGCCACTTGCCTCCTCTGCCTCTGAAACAGATATGGATCCTCTGGAAAGCTCTGAATCTAACAAAGCGGTCCCTGAGGAAGTTTCGTTCAGCTGCGACGCGTCGCTTGAATCCGACCAAGCTGCGGAATTGTGCGACACAGCCCCGTGCGATGTCATTGAAAGCCCGCCGAAAAGTCCCATTGACTTGGAAGTGACCGACGCTTGCCGGAACCCCGAGAAGCGCCTCGTGCAGGAAACTGCCGCAACTGTGGAAAAACTCACTCCCGCAGCTGTTACGCCAGAAGATATTTTGGAAGCTCCGGCAACACAG atCATCGTCGAGAATTGTTCAGCAACAGGAAATCCTGTGGACCCCGTCTTGTCCGCTGCTGCCGCCTCGGTGTGCTTGAGCACACCTCGCACACTTACCAGCATCCCGCCGCAAGACGATCCCAACTCCGACAACGCCGGATCCGGATCATCGGCCGACCCCTATTCCGGTGACACGGACCACCTGGAAATACGCGAGGACAATGAGGAGGACGGGGTGCGGGTGAATGTGGTGCACATCTCCCAACAGTCGTCCGTGCTTAACTCAGACGGCCAAAGCACGGTCAACGGCGTCGCCACCAAAGAAGTCCAGGCCGAGAAGCTGAGCCCTCGCGGTGCGCTGCCTGCCAACGGCAAGTTCATCGCGACGGCGCTGGGAGTGGGTGCCTGCGCGCTGTTGGTGGCATGGAAGTTCAAGCATTAA
- the LOC119116621 gene encoding G-protein coupled receptor 151, whose product MDSDPNGTLVDFAGGVQLLEGEDIRTAVPALLVGMCVSGAAGNLLVLLVFARDFRAGQGSEAKALLASVAATDALLLVLCAPVRALAAYKQAWVLGRFACATADWFQHACLVAKTLLLAVSTRAKHTSEGGAAAHCGWILWAVALVWLLSMMLPIPQMLFSALQPRGAHDVVCVSQMPACASRFMAVFYKIYPTATYVAPVLFTVAYYTKSLHRALNYAPNPRRLSKVTLVLLCLSTTLGLMLLPEWGTFTWVRLGYHKPPAGVLLCAQVLVYACGALSPVLLVTMYDDVRRGLVALCMAAACRGAKAPGASKTTEGNGAELGGAGANAVLANAEKTFPDVEHFWTGRRNTQVEEEQDPIPWEKEEKML is encoded by the coding sequence ATGGATTCCGATCCCAACGGGACTTTGGTCGACTTCGCGGGAGGAGTCCAGCTCCTCGAAGGGGAGGACATCCGGACGGCCGTGCCGGCGTTGCTCGTCGGCATGTGCGTTTCCGGCGCCGCGGGCAACCTCCTGGTGTTGCTGGTTTTCGCGCGCGACTTCCGAGCGGGTCAAGGCTCCGAGGCCAAGGCTCTGCTCGCTTCAGTGGCCGCTACGGATGCGCTCCTCCTGGTTCTGTGCGCCCCCGTGCGCGCTCTCGCCGCCTACAAGCAAGCCTGGGTCCTCGGCCGCTTCGCGTGCGCCACCGCCGACTGGTTCCAGCACGCCTGCCTTGTGGCTAAGACGCTCCTCCTGGCGGTCAGCACCCGGGCCAAGCACACCTCGGAGGGCGGGGCCGCCGCACACTGTGGCTGGATCCTCTGGGCCGTGGCATTGGTGTGGCTGCTGTCCATGATGTTGCCCATCCCGCAGATGCTGTTCTCCGCGTTGCAGCCGCGCGGTGCGCACGACGTAGTGTGCGTGTCACAGATGCCGGCGTGCGCGTCGCGGTTCATGGCCGTCTTCTACAAGATCTACCCCACGGCCACCTACgtggctccagtgctcttcACCGTGGCTTACTACACTAAGAGCCTCCACCGGGCGCTCAATTACGCGCCAAACCCGCGCCGCCTGAGCAAGGTGACGCTGGTGCTGCTGTGTCTAAGCACCACGCTCGGGCTCATGCTGCTGCCCGAGTGGGGCACTTTCACCTGGGTCCGACTGGGCTACCACAAGCCCCCCGCGGGAGTGCTCCTGTGCGCGCAGGTGCTGGTGTACGCCTGCGGCGCCCTCTCGCCGGTCCTGCTCGTCACCATGTACGACGACGTGCGCCGCGGCTTGGTGGCACTCTGCATGGCGGCCGCCTGCCGCGGCGCCAAGGCGCCCGGAGCCTCCAAGACAACCGAGGGCAACGGAGCCGAGCTGGGCGGCGCGGGTGCCAACGCGGTGCTCGCCAACGCTGAGAAGACCTTCCCGGATGTGGAGCACTTTTGGACAGGGCGCAGGAACAcgcaggtggaggaggagcaggaccCCATCCCCTGggagaaagaagagaaaatgcTCTAG